The Pseudomonadota bacterium nucleotide sequence GACGGTCGGCGCCGAGAACATCGCGGCCTTTATCGCCGAACCGATCATGGGCGCCGGCGGCGTCGTCGTGCCGCCAGAGGGCTACCATAAGCGGACTCTCGACCTGTGCCACGAGTACGATATCCTCTATATCTCTGATGAGGTGGTGACGGCGTTCGGCCGTCTGGGCCACTTCTTCGCGTCAGAGGATGTCTTCGGTATCACGCCTGACATCATCACCTCGGCCAAGGGCATTTCGTCGGGCTATCAGCCACTCTCGGCGACCATCATCAACGAGAAGATGTACGACGTACTCTCCAAGCCGCAGGAGGAGGGTGCGCTCTTCACCCATGGATTCACCTACTCCGGCCATCCCGTGTGCTGCGCGGCGGGCCTGAAGAACATCGAGATCATGGAGAAGGAGGATATCCCCGGCCACGTGCGCAAGGTCGGCCCCTACTTCGAGAAGAAGCTGGCGGAACTCAACGACCTGCCGCTGGTCGGCGAGGTGCGCGGCAAGTGCTTCATGATGTGCATCGAGAACGTGGCCAACAAGGAAACCAAGGAACTGCTGCCGCCGGAAGTCGACGTCGGTCACCGGATCGCCGATCACGCCCAGAAGCGCGGGCTGATCGTGCGGCCCTTGGGCCATCTCAACGTCATGTCGCCGCCGCTGATCCTGACCGAAGCGCAGATCGACGAGTTCGCGTCGGTACTGCGTCAGGCGATCGAGGCGACCCAGGACGATCTGGTGCGCGAAGGCATCTGGAACGGCTGAGCCGATTCCTCTCCGGTTCCGAAAAACGGATGAACGCTGCCGCATGAGCGGTGACCGGGTAGAGCGGATCATGGTTAGGTGGAACCGTCTTACGGTTCCACCTAACCATGTGAATCCGCTTTCCATCTATGAATAGAGCAGATTCACCTGTTTCAACGGCGTCGCTTCGCGATGCCGTTGAAACAGGATCTGCTCTGTGCCCGGTCACCGCTCCGCGTTTTTTTCGGCGCGCTCTCGCCGGTTTCCTGATCGCTGTTGCGCTGCCGGCGCTGTCGTCGCAGACCCTGGCGCAAAGCAATGAAGATTGGGCCGCCCTGATCCTCGAGGGTCGGAGCGCACTTGAAACTGGCGATCCCGCGCTGGCGCTTCAGCTCTTCGAAGAGGCCGAGCCGGCAGCTGAGACCCCCGATGATCAGATCGTCTCCTTGACCTCACTCGGGCTTGCCCATGCCTCGCTGGGCAACCTGGATGCGGCCGCCCGGTTTCACGAGCGCAGCCTTGATCTGCGCGAAACCCAGTACCCGCCGCCTTCCATGGCGGTCGCGACCGGCTTGCGCAATCTCGCCCAGGTTCGCCATCGCCAGGCGCGTCTGGCCGAGACGGCGACCCTCCTGAACCGTGTCCTGACGATCTTGAACGAGATTGCGCCGGACACGCCGGACGTCACGGATGTGAAGAGCGACCTGGCGGCGGTCTACGTCAACATGGCGCGCTACCGTGATGCCGAGACTCTCTACGAGTCCGTCTTGCCGGTTGTCGAGAACGGATCGCCCGCCAAGCATGTGGCGGCGCTGAGCGGCCTGGCGGCGATCAAGGCGGCGTTAGGCCAGAACGAGGCCGCTGCCGCGCTCTATCTCAAGGCGCTTGATATCGCGCGCGCCAAGTTCGGCGACGATCATCCGTCCATATCCGGCCTGATGAACGGGCTCGGTGAGGTCTATCGGGCCTCGAACCGGCCGGCAGAGGCCCGCGATCTCTATCAGACCGCTATCGACATCCGTGCGGCGGCGCTGGGTTCCGATCACCCAGCCCTTGGGCCGCTCTACAACAATCTTGGTTTGGCGCTACTGGATCTGGGTGATCTCGATGGTGCGGGCGAGGCGCTTGAGAACGCGCGTGTCATCACCGAAGGCGCCTTAGGTCCGAACCATCCCTCGCTGGCGACTGTCCTGGCCAACCAAGCAGATCTTGACGAGGCGCGCGGTGAGTACCTGTCGGCGATCGAACACAACCTGATGGCGTTCCGCAATCTGGCGTCGAGCCTGGGCACCGCCCATCCGGAGGTCCAACGCCTTCAGGTAAATCTTGGCCGGCGTCTGTCGCTGGCCGGCGACTATGCACGCGCCGAGGAGACGCTTAATGAGGCCGAAGCCGGCATCATCGCGGACCGTGGCGGCGATCACATCGACATGATCGCCGTTCATTCGGCGAGGGGGCAACTGGAGCGCCTGCGCGGCGACAACGTGGCCGCGCTGGAAAGTTACGCGAAGGCGCTCGCCATCGTCGAGGCCGCGGACGGTGCCACGACCATGGATGCCGCCGTGCTGTACGCCAATCAGGCGAAGGTCCTGGTGACGTTGCGGCGCGAGGAGGAGGCCGTCGCGCTTCTCGAAGAGAGCCTTGCCATTCGCGAGGCAACCTTCGGCGACGACAGCCCCGCGCTGATCGAGACCCTCAACGACTATGCCTTCGCGTTGCGCCGGCTCAGACGCTTTGACGAGGCCGAAGCGGTTGAGGCGCGCGTGGCGTCTTTAAGCGAACCCTAACCGACAAAAAGAAAGGGCGGACGCTTAAGCGCCCGCCCGTGCAAGAGTTGGTTCTGCGGTTGTTG carries:
- a CDS encoding tetratricopeptide repeat protein encodes the protein MNRADSPVSTASLRDAVETGSALCPVTAPRFFRRALAGFLIAVALPALSSQTLAQSNEDWAALILEGRSALETGDPALALQLFEEAEPAAETPDDQIVSLTSLGLAHASLGNLDAAARFHERSLDLRETQYPPPSMAVATGLRNLAQVRHRQARLAETATLLNRVLTILNEIAPDTPDVTDVKSDLAAVYVNMARYRDAETLYESVLPVVENGSPAKHVAALSGLAAIKAALGQNEAAAALYLKALDIARAKFGDDHPSISGLMNGLGEVYRASNRPAEARDLYQTAIDIRAAALGSDHPALGPLYNNLGLALLDLGDLDGAGEALENARVITEGALGPNHPSLATVLANQADLDEARGEYLSAIEHNLMAFRNLASSLGTAHPEVQRLQVNLGRRLSLAGDYARAEETLNEAEAGIIADRGGDHIDMIAVHSARGQLERLRGDNVAALESYAKALAIVEAADGATTMDAAVLYANQAKVLVTLRREEEAVALLEESLAIREATFGDDSPALIETLNDYAFALRRLRRFDEAEAVEARVASLSEP
- a CDS encoding aminotransferase, whose amino-acid sequence is MLRNVEFDTKDLWEKDRDHVIHPWTDFSQWQEKGSEVMAQAEGVYVFDTDGNRFIDGIGGLWCVNIGYGREEMADAVAEQIRMIPYYSPFHHLTTPPAALLADKLAELTPGTLNHTFFGTGGSMANDTAIRFVHYYWNMKGQPTRKKIISRVDAYHGSTYLAAALTGIAADRICFEQADDLMEHVSCPYPYRRPEGMTEAEFCDHLIDELKERIETVGAENIAAFIAEPIMGAGGVVVPPEGYHKRTLDLCHEYDILYISDEVVTAFGRLGHFFASEDVFGITPDIITSAKGISSGYQPLSATIINEKMYDVLSKPQEEGALFTHGFTYSGHPVCCAAGLKNIEIMEKEDIPGHVRKVGPYFEKKLAELNDLPLVGEVRGKCFMMCIENVANKETKELLPPEVDVGHRIADHAQKRGLIVRPLGHLNVMSPPLILTEAQIDEFASVLRQAIEATQDDLVREGIWNG